In Carassius gibelio isolate Cgi1373 ecotype wild population from Czech Republic chromosome A10, carGib1.2-hapl.c, whole genome shotgun sequence, the DNA window AACCCACCTCAAGTGGTCCGAGCAAAAAGACACATTGTTGTAGAAgggcataaaaaaaacaaattattcacaTGACCCTTGGATTGTAACCAGCTGTGATAAGTGAACAAATATCTACAGCCTTTTCTCTTGACCAATAAATGgtgtgaataaaacaataaaaggaatGTCAAAAGATGTGTAACATTAGCTTCATAATAATGAGGACACAGAGGAGCCGAAgcataaaaacaactgaaagGTTTCACTATGCATAAATAAGTCCTTcctttgatcaaaaaaaaaaaaaaaaatatatatatataatgataatgtgGCTCTATAAAACAAACTATTCAGCATGTTGGCAttggatcttaaaaaaaaaaaaaaaaacatttatatttaagttgTTCTCCTGCACCTCAGTGTAAAGCACAAATCAAATGTGTATGCACAAAGAAAGCAAGGCAGATGAGGTCAGGACATGGCTTTACAGTAGAGATTCAGTGTTAATAATCAGCGGTATGAGAGACGATTTTTCCCTGAGCATGCCTCTTTCTTTCAGGTTCACTAAACATGGCAGTCTTATGAAATGAGGAACACACTGGGGAAGAACACCCCTCTTTCCAAACTCTCACGAGTAAGATGATTTATAAGTGGAAAAAACAGACTAGTTGTttatcaaaagaaagaaaatgcaaatTACTTCTTTTCTGACGTGGGCTGCTATCAGGTAAAATGTTCCCAAGGACACTGATCTTAGCTCTTTGTTCTATTCCAAGTCAAACACAACAAAAGAAATTAAAATCTAAACAGATCTAAGATCAGCTGAATAGGGAAACTTCTACAGATGCGCTGCGATTCATTATGATCTTCTTCAGCTTGTGAACAACTGGCATGTTTCAGACGTACTCCCTGCCGCTGCTGCTGGGGGCTTTGGAGGACTTGGGGTACCTGGGAGATGGTTTACCCTTTGGGCAGGAGGCAGCCAACATGCCTCCACCCATTATGTCCAGGAATGCACCTGCCCAGGCAATGAAAATAGCCGCACCAAATTCATACctatagaaatataataatattataatatgagcTTTGACTTCCCTTCTTGGTAACAAGAGGAAGTTAACCTATAAAATAGTGAAGCATATGGATAAATGCCTAAACAATTTGCTTATGGTCATCAACCACATTTGAACTTACTTCGTATTGACAGGTGTGAAGGGGTTGTAGAAGTCCCGGACAATTTGATTAGTAAACCAGCCACAGGCGACAATGCTGCAGAGGGCTGAGGAATTGGAAGAGAAGCGATAAATTAGTTACTTATGAAAAAATCTAAAATTCCAAACGTGTTTTTGACCTTTCCGGTCCACAAAGTGGGAGAGAACTTTTTAGTCCATGCAGTACAGCATGGATTGCTAACCTGGCATGATTTCTTTTAACCTGGGCACTGAAATCTGtatttttacagaaatgtatTATGATACGTAATTTTTATTACACACCCATACATATTTTGGGGGTACACACTTTTTTGTGTGCTGAGAAATTGCTGCATTACAAAATCAGCATTAAACTAATGATATTAAAGTAAACATACCTCCAACAATGAGGATTATACCGCCTGTCATGGCAATGCGGGCCTTTTTGACCTTGTCATTACCACCACAGTTAGTACACTTCATGCCCATGCTGGCTACACCCAGGCCTGCTACTGTGAGAAGGATCGCGACAATCATCAAGGCGCGAGTTGCCTGGAGAGCACCTAAAAGAGGGGGAGCATAAAGAATGAGTGAGATACACAGAGACAAGGTAAATAATTTGGTCTCAGTGGTGTACATTTGTGACAGGGACTTCCAGAAGCTTATTCCCTTTATTTATCACGGTTAAACTCAGTTCAACACGAGCAAGAACTTAATAGTGAATCAGAAAGATTATAGACAGACTAAATGGTTCTGAATTGACTTAATTATCTACAGGCTTtcggtttagttttttttccccctctaactcaaaaaaaaaaaaaaaaaaaaaaaaaaaagccattccCCCTGCTACACCTGCAGTCAGGTGCGACAGAGACCGGTTCCAGGAAGCCTCTTCTGAGAGCCCAGTGAGATTGTACATCTGTTAGCAGCGATTTGCTCTTTAGCTTTGGATAAAGAACAGGTTTAACCAGTCACGGGAACTTAGATATTGCCGATCtaacttatttcttttttttttcctttgtgcaTTTGGTTtggctttcaaaataaaaataaaaataaaaataataataataatcctacaGATATCCATACAAAATGGCTTCCTGGTGGAGTTACATCACCTTGCCTGCTTTTCCCCCCACTTTGCTTTGTTTCCTGTTAAATCTCATGGTTTATCACTAACAGAAATACAGAAAGCTATTAAACCGGCTATATCAAACTTTTGTGTGCATAACAAAAACTTGATGATAGGAGTTTGTTTTACACAAGCTAAATCAAAATGACTGATATGGTATATAGCCATTCAACTGTTTTCCATCAGTCTCAGGTGTTGAAAGTGAAGCGGGGATGAAATAAGGTAAATAAACATCACATAAGGAGCAAAGTCTCaactattattataaaaattgacTGTTTGAGTTCAAAAAGCTTCATTGTCCATGTTTAGGTGCTTTCACAAAGGAGTTTTCTCCTAGTTGTATTTTAATAAGCTGTTGGCAAAATACAGAAGTCATTCGAAGACAATGCCGGACTCCCCCACTCGATAGAGGAGCACCGTGTTCCCGCGAGTGGAGGAAGGGTGGGAGTCACGTCCGTGTAATCATTACTTTGAGTAAAAGCGTAACCCAACTGTATCACCCAACAACAATCTAGCATCGTCCCAGTCTCAAAGTTCACACTTATGTTAAAACGGTTTACGTTGTGTGCTTATCATCATGAATAATCTCCTATTTTGGCAACTCTGGCTTGACGCCCTTCACCGAATACACATTCCTGAGGGGCTGCTCTTTTCACCACCTTTGAGCTTCCTTTGactcaaaacaaattaaatacagGTCACACAAATTTTGTAATCAGGCCACAgccaaatgtatttgttttgtactttacatcgaaagacagaaaaaaacatgtttatatgAGGGTACTCGTGGAACAACAGTGTTAGTCATTGTTGTAACACTAGATGAGGGTTACCGCGCAATGGCTGTAGGGCATgctaacaaaaaactaaatagcCTTCAAGTAGACTACGTAGAAGACAAACAGAACAACAGTTTGAATTATGATTAGCaccttacatttaatttttttttaaattaaaataaattaatagtttttgTGTGTTAAAGCAGTTATTTTGGTTTAATAATTTGCTCTGCTAATAAAGCGGagattaaacaaataaatcagaCCAGTGGCTTGGCACAATTCAACTCCACTCGTTTAATGATCATCACCTTGTAGAGAAGTGATCATATGCCAGCAGCCTAAGCTCAATTGAGCGCGCATGCGCGTTTACAGGTGTAGCTTTCACTAAGCAACAGCTTTCAGCAGTTTAAAACCAAAGCTGATGTAAACAAATAGTCAAGTGTAAATTAAAGTACTTTTTAAGTACAGCCAGCGGAATTGTCAATATTAACACCCTTTGTAAAATACAGGCAGTTTGTACCAACTTACCATCGAGTTGTAGGATAGAGTCGTACACCTTGCACTGCATTTGTCCGGTGCTCTGGAAAGCGCAAGACATCCAAAGACCTTGATACATCGCTATCGCTGTGATAATATTGTCTCCAACGTACGCAGACATCTTCCATTGGGGTAAGATTGTGCCAACAATGAGTCCAATCAAACCCAGTAGCGATAGCATAAATCCCAGGAGCTGCAGACCTTTATTTGCCATCTTCTCACAAGTAACTTAAAAAACTATATCTGAAAGCAGCTGTTCAGCAAAGAACTATAATGCTTCTCCGAATGAGCTCGGTTTTCGTAATCCTCCGACGTTAAATGTattagaaaaattaaaatatttgtcttCAAAAAGAACGTTATAAGATCCGTTAGAGACGTTACGGATGGCCGGACTCGAGACACCTGTTGAGTGAAGCCGCACCTTGAATATGAAATGAGCTGCTGATTTGAGCTTTTAGAGTCTCATCCTCTTTGTAGGCGGAGACTTCACGAGTTTCGTCTTCGGTTCAGCTCTGTTTGTTGTAGaggtcgggggggggggggggggggggggggttcgtGACGACGTGACGTCACTGGTTATCTCAAatcacagcttggtcgtcatTCTTTCATGTAGGCTAGTACAATCTAGCATCTTACATGTTTCTAAACGGAATGTCAAGGTGTCTGGTTCTTTAGAAAAATAATGTGACTCTGCCTGAACATGCCTAAATATGTGGGCTACATCATAAAAAGCTTGCCTTTTGTATTCCTCATGAACGTGTACATAATGACCTGATGAAAAACTGACAGCACTGTAGGTGTTACtagttatattttatacaaaaccaaccatttatttatttttgaaccaTATGGGGGTGTGGTGtcattgattatatatatatatatatatatatatatatatatatatatatatatatatatatatatagttgattattaatgcttttattctgcttttatttaatataatatgtttCTCTTCAGGTTTATACATCAATACTACTCTTTTGGTTAGTATATGTTGTTAATTTCTAGATTTGAATTTGATTTTTTGATTTGACTTAGTATAATGACAgtataaaactaaattatttaatttaccaTATTTTAAAACTAATCTAACAGCTCCCAAACAATATTGTGCCTGTGTGAATCATGCTCATTTATACTAACACAGGTCTCACATGTGGCTTTTGAGTTTCCTGTATTGCTCTCTGTggttattattcatttaataattccTCTTAATAATTCCTCAATCTAATAGGTGGCGTAAGATTGTCATGGCTTTCTTACTGTGTCTGGAAATTCTTTTAAGATTTGGGTTTCAGAAGGATGACTCAGTTGCTTTTGTGACACAATACCACAACCATTTGCTCAAACACTGAaacccaaaaacaaaaatatgtcaacacagtgggtttttttttcttatgaaatgtgtaggctatatataactctttttatttattttttgtcccaCACCCTGAGGGTTCCTGTATACCAGTTTAAAAACCCAGTCACCCCAACACACTTcaagtttttgaacagttttcATATTCAGAGTTCCTTTGTGTTGTTCTGACATGTCTTCACTGTTTTAGAAAACTGGTAGTGTTTTTTTAGTAACTGCTCTGAAGCTCCATAGTCCTACTCTCCTCTTTTATGTAATTTCCATGGAAGTGAATGCACTTAAGGACAACTTTTAATTGCTGTTTGTCTAGCCACATTATCACAAACATACAGAAAAAAGAGAATGTCTTTAGGTTTcagtcaggaaaaaaaaaatctaatatgatTCATATACAAAAAATCATGTACAAGTGTGTACAAATGGATGTACACTTCCTTGTTTCAGTATTTAAAACAGTTCACTAAAATATTATTTGCCTCTGACCTCACGTGGGGGTGGGGGGTGCACCGGTACTGGTTAGACAGGTTCAGAGCACTCTGAGCATTTCCTGGAATCCAATCCAAACACATTCTTGCATACAACATACAAGATCTCTGTTTCACATTTCCCTCCAAACACACAATCCAATATAGGCCCACACATCCATCTATCGCATCTCTTTTCACTATGTTTTGTTTCAGTGAGACATTTCACACACTCCACCGGTCACTCTCTCAGACAGcatgagaaaatgtattttattcctaaaGTTTTGTGCGAGTTCAAACCTCCTAAATATCTTAATTATGGCAGTACAGTAATCAACTTGTTTCTCGCTGTGCTTTTTCCCGAGCAGAGATGTTAATGTCACCTCTATGTTTCGGGGGTGGTGGAGAGGCTAAAGAATGAGGTCTTATTAGACCCAGCCCATAACTTTAGAGGTTAGAGTCCAAAGTTAAGTACTTCAAACAGTCTACTAACAGCTGGAAGGAAATGGGATCAGTATCAATTGCGAAGCTAGTAAATCAACAACCATGTTTTGCTATATGTAGTTTAATTAGCTCTGGGGTGTTTGCATACATATATATCTTGCAGTATGTAGCACTGTTATCACTTTGATCTTAACCACCGTTCCTATGGAGATGAGTTTCATGGAAACTCGTCTCACTCTCGCATTCTCTGTGTTTGGTCATACAAGCAGTTTCTACTTACTACCGCCCTCTATTGGAGAAACAAAATACCGCTAGTGTTCAGTTCAGCCACTAGGGGGGAGTCATTGCCTTTTACTGTAGCGCACAGTCCAGGGGCGGAGAGCTCGGATATTTAATGTTGTGCTCCTTCCTTTATCGGCTAAATTGATGCTGGTCTGTTTTTCTCTTTGTTATTCCTTCTTAACAATAACGTCTATTTACATCCTAATGAGAACAAGAAGATGAgacagagagaatgagagaataaAGAACAGGAGAGAGTGTGATTGGGAATGAGATAAAAGTGAAATCAATGGTGATGTTAGGGCCTCACTTGGAAGGATAATCGATGACATTAGGttaaatactgtgtgtgtgtgtgagtgtgtgtgtgtgtgtgtgtgtgtgtgcttaagaGGCACAGTTGATAAGTCTGAGATCAATATAGTATAAAGATGCTACTATTTTCATAATGTAATAGATTTTCtttcattataaattatattgtgaGCATAGgagtttaaatttaatttggtttgtctctctttttctttattaGACAGCAGCACTCATGCTGAGTGCTTATTTCAGAACTAtcctaaaaacattaataatgataacaacaataatagtaaAATGTCCTTTTTTGCAAAGACATTGTCCATTAAAACATAACGCAATGAAGTTACCTTTTCAAGAAGGTAGaggaattatgaaaaaaataaaaataaaaaaactatgtaaaaaattaatttaaatgaatacagTACATTGTGCCCTATTTTCCTCCAtccatatttttaaatgaatgaatcataatccagttgttgttgttcttgttgttgtttatttacctAGGATAATAATCATTTTACACCATTCAGAAAATCTTAGcataattcagttttattttgtgtAGCCAATTTATGCAGTTTTTCATTTCTGAAGTTGTCATTTCTGTGAGCATGTGACCTAACATAACAGAATTAAGTATCAAACTAAGTATTACCGTTTTTATCTTTCGATTTGACACTTTTCTCCAAATAATTGCTCTCAAAGCGATTAACATAGCCATCTCAACACAAACCTATCTTAACAGAGCAGTTCAACTTTATTGCAAAATGAAGCATGCACTGCAATTTTTTTctagtaatgtatttatttaaagtacaTACGGTATTAACATCAACTCTTTAGGTGTTTTCTCTGTTGACGAATATGCTGTATAGCACCTTTAAAGAATAGGTGCTATATACTGTAGCACTTAAAGTGGTTCACCTATAATTATGAGCCAATGAACTAGTTTAGCACCATATTATTTTTGTACCCACTCCACAACCTTTAATAGACTTACGCCTGAAAATATACCATGTGCATTTGATATGACAAATTAAAGAGTTTTGTTTGTTGCGTTCGAACACATGGAACAtaaatgtttatgattttttGTAAATCAATAAAAGGAGCTCTGACTGCTTTTTTTCAGATATTTGAAAGTATTGGTTGGTTATATTAACTAATATGAAAACATTTGAGGGCACTGCAAATTGTGAACTGTTTTCAGAATATTGACCTGAGTTTGGAGAAATGTGTCAAAtcgattgagaaaaactgtaaaagtaaTTTATAAAAGTAACACACCATACTCCTAATAAAGGTTAAAAAAGGGGGGTTGGGGGGGTCATAGCGGTGCGATAAGAACAATATCGGTTTCCCCCAAAAAATGTTAAGTGAGTAATTCTTAATAGAACCATATCGCCAtgtgaataactttttttttcacattaaagaACTGGTTGTGCAATTGTGGATGTTAAGTTCCATGGATGTTACAGGTTCTTTACGAAACCATCAACacaaataaagaacctttattcaCACAGGTATTGTGGGTAATCAGTGCACGTCATAAAGACTGCTGACTCGGGTTTCACTTGCGTTGTGGATGCAGTGTCTCCTTCATCCACTAGAAAGCAGTATAAAACAGGTATTGAACTGTTGCAATCTCATACTCCAAAGACCTTGACGATCAGTTGAAGTGGTGCAATCTGGGGAGAGTCTGGAGATGTGTTCAGGAGGCCTCGGGTCAGACCTCAGGGAAGAGTTTAAATAGTGTGTACGATGTCAGGTTCGAATGAACACAGCATACAGAACGAGAAGCTTTAAGAAGATGCCATGTTGAATCAAAATCATCATCAGAAAGATCATAGAGGCTTGTAAAGGTACACAGTTGTGTCTGTGAAAGTATATGCTTgccagtgtgtatgtgtgcatgtagaGACTTGTTTCTGTATGCATTATAATTGCAGCCTctgtgtgcgtgcgcgtgtgtgtgcgtgtgtgtgtgtgtgtgtgtgtgtgtaaggtgaGATCAGGAAGGGAAGCCCCAGTCTAAACGCTGATCCCAGATGGCAAATGTAATGAGGAGCAGCATGCAGAGGAACGTTCTCTGACCCTGCCACCCTCACCTTCCTCTTCCCTTCCTCCCAAGGGAGACGTCCATGAATAATGCATGGATCAATTATTACTTCTAACATTTTGCTGTATTTTCTCCAGAGCACCGTGAACGCAGGCGGGATTGCAGAAGGGGGCCCAGCAATCTACTTTTATGTGGTCACTTGGAGGACTTACCATTAAAattaaaccatgaaaaaaaaattctactgaGCATTTGTTACCCTTGACAGATTTGTGCATTACTGTTGTGGTTTACCTTTATCGAGAGTTGCAGAGGCTTGCCGCAGGTGAGGGTCTGATACAACCATGACTCATAGTTTCTCTGATGCTTTCAAATTCAGCCTGCGGGGGACTCAAAACTAAGTTCTGTTGCGGTTTTGTTAGTGGGTGTGTAAAGTGCTGTCAAATCAGATGTATTTGTGATGTAATGGGGTATTTTTTACTGCTGCCAGTATCTTACGGAAGCCCAGATATGATTTATAAAAAGGTTGCGTGAAATTCTCTTGCtcttttcttttagttttgaGGTAGCAGGCTACTGCTGCATTATGAATGAATTACAaatacctttgtgattcttcatagacataaacagagagaagtagttccggctacgatgttcctccgcaagacgcaagcagttctgtttattaaacgctagagtgtcaaaagttaccgactgcagctttaacccaCATACTGTCATTATCTCCGATAAGTAATCTGCCTTCAAAATATTTCTGAAAATCCTTGCAGCAGGAGTCCTGATCTAGAATTAGGACTAAGAATTACATGGATCTGAATTACGTTTTGCCCTCCCACGCTGAAATCCAGACCTTGTTCTCCGTTCTATTTTATCATATTAATCCATCAACTGCAGCTAATTCTCAGCTATATAGAAGAAGCTTGTTTTAAGAGTTTGTTGGGTCTGTAAAGACGTTCAAGACAATTATCTTGTCTTGCCTGAATAGTCTGGAAGATGATCTACGATTTTAAAATAAGTCTGCATGCGAGAGTGAGAGTGGGCTTTGGTTTATATTCCCCCCTGCGGTATTAATTTTGTTCCTCATCTGATAAACGAGACTTCCTATTGACATAATTGACATAATGCAGATGTTCGTAGGTGGCCAGTTAGAGGATTAGTCAAGGTCTGGTGACATAAAATGAACAAGTTAAATAAACCAGGAGCAGCAatcacaaaaaacacattatacacAACGTAGTCCATCACACATCttacaataatacaaatataactgtttattcaataatatgtaataatataacaCACCCCTGTCCTCCTCCAAATCCAGACATTTATAATTTCACTGGAAACTTACACAGGATGGCAAGGTGGAGGCCAGGAGATGGGGCTAAGGAGATCCTGTGCTCTGTAACAGGAGGTCCTTTCCGAGAATTTCCTAAGTGGGATGCATGCAATAGAGTCCCATTACTCTCCCCGGTGTGTTGGATTTCAGAGCAGCAAGTCCGTCATGCTGGTTAGTGGCGCTTGGCCAGATGACCCAGGCTTTTAGTCTATGGTCAGTCTCCACGAAGGCTCATA includes these proteins:
- the LOC128021232 gene encoding claudin-7-B, with protein sequence MANKGLQLLGFMLSLLGLIGLIVGTILPQWKMSAYVGDNIITAIAMYQGLWMSCAFQSTGQMQCKVYDSILQLDGALQATRALMIVAILLTVAGLGVASMGMKCTNCGGNDKVKKARIAMTGGIILIVGALCSIVACGWFTNQIVRDFYNPFTPVNTKYEFGAAIFIAWAGAFLDIMGGGMLAASCPKGKPSPRYPKSSKAPSSSGREYV